In Anaerobacillus isosaccharinicus, one genomic interval encodes:
- a CDS encoding arsenate reductase family protein — protein sequence MSLTIYLYPKCGTCRNAKKWLETNGIAFQEIHIVENPPSKAELKSLYEKSGLELKKFLNTSGQKYRELGMKDKLKVASEDEILELLSSEGMLLKRPIVTDGKNVTVGFKEELFEQTWK from the coding sequence ATGAGTTTAACAATATACCTATATCCTAAATGCGGGACATGCCGTAATGCTAAAAAGTGGTTAGAAACAAACGGCATTGCCTTTCAAGAAATACATATTGTTGAAAATCCACCATCAAAAGCTGAACTTAAAAGCTTGTATGAAAAAAGTGGTCTAGAACTGAAAAAGTTTTTAAATACAAGTGGTCAAAAGTACCGGGAGCTTGGCATGAAGGATAAACTGAAAGTTGCTTCAGAAGATGAAATTTTAGAATTATTAAGCTCTGAAGGAATGTTACTTAAGCGTCCGATCGTAACAGACGGAAAAAATGTTACTGTAGGGTTTAAAGAAGAGTTGTTTGAACAAACTTGGAAGTAG
- a CDS encoding SCP2 sterol-binding domain-containing protein translates to MEFEQVLQGFQQRLTEASHLQTFFKEKQFVVLFEIGSNSYTISLSTLHGQVMENTDESQKIDLTIQADEEVIKKLLKGQDRLQRLAKQNQLTVHGTYPAILKAETIFYLNNVHLTP, encoded by the coding sequence ATGGAGTTTGAACAAGTGCTACAAGGTTTTCAGCAGAGATTAACAGAAGCGAGTCACTTGCAAACATTTTTTAAAGAAAAGCAGTTTGTTGTTTTATTTGAAATAGGCAGTAATAGCTATACAATATCATTATCGACTCTACATGGGCAGGTAATGGAGAATACTGATGAAAGCCAAAAAATTGACCTTACAATCCAGGCCGATGAAGAAGTAATTAAAAAGCTGTTAAAAGGCCAAGATCGATTACAAAGATTAGCTAAGCAAAATCAATTAACTGTTCATGGAACTTACCCAGCTATTTTAAAAGCTGAAACGATTTTTTATTTAAATAATGTTCATTTAACACCATAA
- a CDS encoding YusG family protein yields the protein MEKKIDVTTKVQGKLEDGSRMSLFLDEREVGQIILTNQGNHYEMAEGFEFSNDKIYKHENDTTEYTKKYVDDCDMGWC from the coding sequence ATGGAAAAGAAAATCGATGTAACAACAAAAGTCCAAGGTAAGCTTGAAGATGGAAGTAGAATGAGCCTGTTTTTAGACGAGCGGGAAGTTGGCCAAATCATCCTGACAAACCAAGGCAATCATTATGAAATGGCTGAGGGATTCGAATTTTCTAACGATAAAATATACAAGCATGAAAATGATACAACTGAATATACCAAAAAGTATGTTGATGATTGTGATATGGGTTGGTGTTAA
- a CDS encoding acyl-CoA dehydrogenase family protein, translated as MATADKVIKGGSFLLDDSSADKVFTPEDFTDEQVMIAKTTEDFVVEQVVPELEHIENHEFDRSVRLLKEAGELGLLGADVPEEYGGIGLDKISSSLITEKFALSGSFSLSHGAHVGIGSLPIVFFGNEEQKQKYLPGLASGELLAAYALTEPSSGSDALSAKATAKLNDAGTHYVLNGEKQWITNAGFADVFVVYAKIDGEHFTAFIVEKDYEGVSTGPEEKKMGIKGSSTRTLILEDALVPKENLLGEIGKGHVIAFNILNVGRYKLGVGCVGGAKRGIEISVKYANERKQFKQPISQFPLIQEKLGTMAAVTYAAESSIYRTGGLIEDSFNVLSDEEQKDGKAVAKAIAEYAIECSLNKVFGSEALDYVADEGVQIHGGNGFMAEYEIESIYRNSRINRIFEGTNEINRMLVPATILRKAMKGELPFLEKATSLQEELMMMMPQEIGDEPLEQEKYLVSMAKKVFLMIAGTGAQKYGPALQKEQEILSKVADLANEVFAMESAVLRTEKAFNRNGVDANQQKLLMTRVYCQEAFNRIEAVAKESLVTMEEGDTLRTMLSILRKLTRHTPTNVVALKRQIAQKLIEAERYVV; from the coding sequence ATGGCAACGGCTGATAAGGTTATTAAAGGTGGAAGCTTTTTATTAGATGATAGTAGCGCAGACAAGGTGTTTACTCCGGAGGATTTTACGGATGAGCAAGTGATGATTGCTAAAACGACGGAGGATTTCGTTGTCGAGCAAGTAGTTCCAGAGCTTGAGCATATTGAAAATCATGAGTTCGATCGTTCTGTTCGTTTATTAAAAGAAGCAGGTGAGCTAGGACTTTTAGGGGCGGATGTTCCTGAAGAGTATGGTGGGATTGGCTTAGATAAAATTAGTTCGTCATTAATTACGGAGAAATTTGCTCTTTCAGGTTCATTCTCATTAAGCCACGGGGCACACGTTGGGATCGGTTCTCTACCAATCGTATTTTTCGGAAATGAAGAGCAGAAGCAAAAATATTTACCTGGTCTTGCAAGTGGCGAGTTACTAGCTGCATATGCATTAACTGAACCTAGTTCTGGGTCTGATGCGTTAAGTGCAAAAGCGACTGCAAAATTAAACGATGCAGGAACTCACTATGTATTAAATGGTGAAAAGCAATGGATTACAAACGCAGGTTTTGCAGATGTTTTTGTTGTTTACGCAAAAATTGATGGCGAGCATTTCACAGCATTTATTGTCGAAAAAGACTACGAAGGCGTTTCTACTGGTCCAGAAGAAAAGAAAATGGGTATAAAAGGATCTTCGACACGTACATTAATTTTAGAGGATGCTTTAGTTCCTAAAGAGAATTTACTTGGGGAAATTGGAAAAGGTCATGTGATTGCTTTTAACATCTTAAACGTTGGACGTTATAAGCTCGGAGTAGGTTGTGTCGGTGGAGCAAAACGTGGCATTGAAATCTCTGTAAAATATGCCAATGAGCGTAAACAGTTTAAACAACCAATCTCACAATTTCCGCTTATCCAAGAAAAGCTTGGAACAATGGCAGCAGTAACGTATGCAGCTGAAAGTTCAATTTACCGCACAGGTGGCTTAATTGAAGATAGCTTTAATGTATTGTCTGATGAAGAGCAAAAGGACGGTAAAGCTGTAGCAAAGGCAATCGCAGAGTATGCAATAGAATGCTCGCTTAATAAAGTATTTGGATCAGAAGCGCTAGATTACGTAGCTGACGAAGGCGTTCAAATCCATGGTGGTAACGGATTTATGGCTGAATACGAAATAGAATCGATCTATCGTAATTCTCGTATCAATCGTATTTTTGAAGGGACAAATGAAATTAACCGCATGTTAGTTCCTGCAACAATTTTACGTAAAGCAATGAAAGGTGAGCTTCCTTTCTTAGAAAAAGCTACGTCATTACAAGAAGAGTTAATGATGATGATGCCTCAAGAAATTGGCGATGAGCCACTTGAGCAAGAAAAATATTTAGTTTCAATGGCTAAAAAAGTATTTTTAATGATCGCTGGAACAGGCGCTCAAAAATACGGCCCAGCTCTACAAAAAGAGCAAGAAATTCTTTCTAAAGTGGCTGACCTTGCAAATGAAGTATTTGCGATGGAGTCGGCAGTATTAAGAACTGAAAAAGCATTCAACCGTAATGGTGTAGATGCAAACCAACAAAAACTTCTAATGACTAGAGTTTACTGCCAAGAAGCATTTAACCGTATCGAAGCAGTAGCGAAAGAATCATTAGTAACAATGGAAGAAGGCGACACATTACGTACGATGCTCTCTATTTTACGTAAGTTAACTCGTCACACACCAACAAATGTTGTAGCACTTAAGCGTCAAATCGCTCAAAAACTAATCGAAGCAGAGCGCTACGTCGTTTAG
- a CDS encoding MFS transporter has product MGNFIGGWSSQFKGYNKNIRLFLLSSILGHIGMGIFMIIYNYYIRELGFDEQVNGKVIAMTATATAIMLLPAGILSDRFGRKKIIFWGGLFSAITLLSRSLFIDESTLLTAAFLSGIFMAFIQVSTIPLLAENSNEKQRVHLFSFNFAIMMVANVIGNILGGGLSDVFQAVFSLDPVTSIHRSHFCYLPHLQKT; this is encoded by the coding sequence GTGGGAAATTTTATTGGAGGATGGTCTAGCCAATTTAAAGGGTACAACAAAAACATCCGACTTTTCTTATTATCATCAATTTTAGGTCATATTGGTATGGGTATCTTTATGATCATTTACAATTATTACATCAGAGAACTAGGCTTTGATGAGCAAGTAAATGGAAAAGTCATTGCGATGACAGCTACGGCAACTGCAATTATGCTTTTACCAGCTGGTATTTTGAGTGATCGATTTGGTAGGAAAAAAATTATTTTTTGGGGTGGTCTTTTTTCGGCGATTACCCTGTTATCTAGGTCATTATTTATAGATGAGTCAACGCTCTTAACAGCAGCCTTTTTGAGCGGGATCTTCATGGCCTTTATACAAGTGTCGACAATTCCACTACTTGCAGAAAACTCTAATGAAAAGCAGAGAGTTCATTTATTTAGCTTTAACTTTGCGATCATGATGGTTGCAAATGTTATCGGGAATATCCTAGGTGGAGGGCTTAGTGATGTTTTTCAAGCAGTCTTTTCGCTAGATCCAGTCACAAGCATTCATCGATCCCATTTTTGTTACTTACCGCATTTACAGAAAACTTAA
- the gcvH gene encoding glycine cleavage system protein GcvH encodes MSLPKELKYSEEHEWVKVEGNQVRIGITDFAQSELGDIVFVELPEVGDEIQADEPFGSVESVKTVSELYAPLSGKVVAVNEDLDDSPELVNESPYEKAWMITIELSDESELEKLMTAEQYEAMIKED; translated from the coding sequence ATGAGTTTACCAAAAGAATTAAAGTATTCTGAAGAGCACGAATGGGTAAAAGTTGAAGGCAATCAAGTACGTATTGGGATTACTGATTTCGCACAATCAGAATTAGGTGACATCGTATTCGTTGAGCTTCCTGAAGTAGGCGATGAAATTCAAGCAGACGAGCCATTTGGTAGTGTTGAATCGGTGAAAACTGTTTCAGAACTTTACGCACCACTTAGTGGTAAAGTAGTTGCAGTTAACGAAGATTTAGACGATTCACCAGAGCTTGTGAACGAATCTCCATACGAAAAAGCATGGATGATTACAATCGAGCTAAGTGACGAGTCAGAATTAGAAAAGCTAATGACAGCCGAACAATACGAAGCAATGATCAAAGAAGACTAA